A single region of the Anaerococcus urinomassiliensis genome encodes:
- a CDS encoding ATP-binding protein has translation MRRSGKSYLLNNLFYNYLIENGVDENHIIKFAFDSGRDLLKIGEDLIDLDVLSGERLVDPKKFLDYIMSKTNDKEKFYILLDEVQLLKSFEQVLNGFLRQDNFDVYVTGSNSKFLSKDVITEFAGRGDEIHVMPLVFSEFLQTYDGDKEDAFAEYQVYGGLPAGALMKRDEDKMNYLKGQLENVYLRDIVHRYDIRLTSELEDLLNILASGISSLTNPSKIASTFKSIKKSKISANTIDKFIGYFEDSFILKRVYRYDVKGRKYIGTPYKIYFEDVGLRNARLNFRQIEPTHLMENIIYNELRYRGYMVDVGMVMKRENVNNKDIKKQLEVDFIANLGNKKYYIQSAYSLPSIEKINQEKASLLNIDDSFKKIIIVKDRVKPFLDEHGILTINLFDFLLDRDSLDL, from the coding sequence ATTAGAAGGAGCGGTAAATCTTATTTACTTAATAATCTTTTTTATAATTATTTGATTGAGAATGGAGTAGATGAAAACCATATTATAAAATTTGCCTTTGATTCAGGAAGAGATTTATTAAAAATTGGCGAAGATTTAATAGATTTAGATGTACTAAGCGGCGAAAGATTAGTAGATCCTAAAAAGTTTTTAGACTATATCATGAGCAAAACGAATGACAAGGAAAAATTTTATATCCTCTTAGATGAAGTTCAATTGCTTAAATCTTTTGAGCAAGTCTTAAATGGATTTTTGCGTCAAGATAATTTTGATGTTTATGTTACTGGGAGTAATTCTAAATTCTTATCTAAAGATGTCATTACTGAATTTGCAGGTAGGGGTGATGAAATTCATGTTATGCCGCTTGTATTTTCTGAATTTCTTCAAACTTATGATGGCGACAAAGAAGATGCTTTTGCGGAATATCAAGTTTACGGCGGTTTACCAGCTGGGGCTTTAATGAAAAGGGATGAAGATAAGATGAATTATCTAAAGGGGCAACTCGAAAATGTATATTTGCGCGATATTGTTCATAGGTATGACATACGTTTAACTTCTGAACTAGAAGACCTACTCAATATTTTGGCATCAGGCATTTCAAGTCTTACAAATCCAAGTAAAATAGCTTCAACTTTTAAGTCCATAAAAAAATCTAAAATTTCTGCAAATACAATTGATAAGTTTATAGGCTATTTTGAAGATTCTTTTATTTTAAAAAGAGTCTATCGATACGATGTTAAAGGGAGAAAATATATAGGCACGCCTTATAAAATATACTTTGAAGATGTAGGGTTGAGAAATGCAAGATTAAACTTTAGACAGATAGAACCAACCCACCTAATGGAAAATATCATTTATAACGAATTAAGATATCGTGGCTATATGGTTGATGTAGGAATGGTCATGAAAAGGGAAAATGTTAATAATAAAGATATAAAGAAACAGCTGGAAGTTGATTTCATAGCCAACCTTGGAAATAAAAAATATTATATTCAATCTGCATATAGCCTCCCTTCCATAGAAAAAATAAATCAAGAAAAAGCATCTTTATTGAATATTGATGATTCATTCAAAAAAATTATAATCGTAAAAGACAGAGTAAAACCATTTCTAGATGAACATGGAATACTAACTATTAATTTGTTTGACTTTTTATTGGATAGAGATAGTTTAGATTTATAG
- a CDS encoding GNAT family N-acetyltransferase, with protein sequence MIVELTTEHIEKINKNFIDQGWDERNLDKYLQEQNKGDRIALVYEKDDQVKGYITLVKNPSSGPFKNTKIPEIKDFNVFEKYQNKGIGQELLDAIIKKANGPQVGIGVGLNPDYGKAQRLYIKNGFIPNGKGIYYKGEIVKAGDTCINDDDLNMYFTKGVCYV encoded by the coding sequence ATGATAGTAGAATTGACCACAGAACATATAGAAAAAATAAACAAGAATTTTATCGACCAAGGCTGGGATGAGAGAAATCTAGATAAATATTTACAAGAACAAAACAAGGGAGATCGTATAGCTTTAGTATATGAAAAAGATGACCAAGTGAAGGGATATATCACTCTAGTAAAAAATCCAAGTTCAGGTCCATTTAAGAACACAAAAATCCCAGAAATCAAGGACTTTAATGTCTTCGAAAAATATCAAAATAAAGGCATAGGTCAAGAACTTTTGGACGCTATAATCAAAAAAGCAAATGGTCCACAAGTGGGTATTGGAGTAGGACTTAATCCAGACTATGGCAAAGCACAGAGATTGTACATCAAAAACGGCTTTATCCCCAATGGCAAAGGAATTTACTACAAGGGTGAAATTGTAAAAGCTGGAGATACTTGCATTAATGATGACGATTTGAATATGTATTTTACAAAAGGAGTATGTTATGTTTAA
- a CDS encoding ArsR/SmtB family transcription factor — MITIKDEEILFDLADLFKVFGDSTRIRIMNVLFSGPTSVGEIAEVLDMSQSAISHQLKSLKDNNLVSSNRSGKSIYYELADDHVKTIFMTGLEHIKE; from the coding sequence ATGATAACTATCAAAGATGAAGAAATTTTATTTGATTTAGCTGATCTTTTTAAGGTTTTTGGTGATTCGACTAGGATTAGAATCATGAATGTGCTTTTTAGTGGACCTACTTCTGTAGGCGAAATTGCAGAAGTCTTGGATATGAGCCAGTCAGCTATAAGCCACCAGCTAAAGAGCTTGAAGGATAACAATTTGGTCAGTTCCAATAGAAGTGGCAAGTCAATATACTACGAACTTGCCGATGACCACGTCAAGACAATTTTTATGACAGGATTAGAACATATTAAAGAATAG
- a CDS encoding DNA alkylation repair protein, protein MNIKEELLALQDISYADFQAKLTPNIPRDLLIGVRVPEARKLAKRIIGDPETSKFLRDLPHKYYDENILHGLLISEIKDYDACIVAVDEFLPYVDNWAVCDIMSPKIFKKNKKALLEKIKEWSASEKTYTCRFGIEILMSYFLDDDFKPEYLEIPVSVNSEEYYVKMMIAWFFATALAKQWDATIKYIEEQHLDTWTHNKAIQKARESRRITPKQKEYLKSLKG, encoded by the coding sequence ATGAACATCAAAGAAGAATTATTGGCATTGCAGGATATTTCATATGCTGATTTTCAAGCGAAATTGACACCAAATATTCCAAGAGACCTATTGATAGGGGTTAGAGTTCCAGAGGCTAGAAAGCTCGCTAAAAGAATTATAGGAGATCCGGAAACATCAAAATTTCTAAGGGATTTACCCCATAAATATTATGATGAAAATATACTTCATGGACTCCTAATTTCTGAAATTAAAGACTATGATGCCTGTATTGTGGCAGTTGATGAATTTCTGCCTTATGTAGATAATTGGGCTGTTTGCGATATTATGTCTCCAAAGATTTTCAAAAAAAATAAAAAAGCACTTTTGGAAAAAATTAAAGAATGGTCGGCATCGGAAAAGACCTATACTTGCCGCTTTGGAATTGAGATCTTGATGTCTTACTTTCTTGATGATGATTTTAAGCCTGAATATTTGGAGATACCAGTCTCTGTTAATAGTGAAGAGTATTATGTTAAGATGATGATTGCGTGGTTTTTTGCAACGGCTTTGGCAAAGCAATGGGATGCGACCATAAAATATATTGAAGAACAGCACCTAGATACATGGACTCATAATAAGGCAATACAGAAGGCACGTGAAAGTAGGCGCATTACACCGAAACAAAAAGAATATTTAAAGTCACTTAAAGGATGA
- a CDS encoding dimethylarginine dimethylaminohydrolase family protein, with protein sequence MFKNIIVRKPSKSMIEGISTGMFSEDKPIYEDAINQHAEYVKTIESLGVEALVLEALEEYPDSCFVEDPAVVLKECAIITNSPRESRNGEKYEIEPAIKKYYSDDQIFYIEAPGTMEGGDVMVVDKHIYIGQSDRTNAEGAKQFSEIVEKYGYTTSTVPVTEGLHLKDFAIYLENNNMLVSEKMNEAEAFKDFNRFVVPKEELYAINSLYINGTVLVPDGFPKTLEHIKSLGYPVKLVNTDEFKKIDGSLTCLSLRF encoded by the coding sequence ATGTTTAAAAATATTATTGTAAGAAAACCAAGTAAGTCTATGATAGAGGGTATTAGTACTGGTATGTTTAGTGAGGATAAGCCTATTTATGAGGATGCTATCAACCAACATGCTGAGTACGTTAAGACTATTGAAAGCTTAGGAGTTGAGGCTCTTGTTTTGGAAGCTTTGGAAGAATATCCTGATTCTTGCTTTGTTGAAGATCCTGCTGTTGTTTTGAAGGAATGTGCTATTATTACAAATTCTCCTAGAGAAAGCAGAAATGGTGAAAAATATGAAATAGAGCCAGCTATCAAGAAATATTATTCAGATGATCAAATATTCTACATCGAAGCTCCTGGCACTATGGAAGGTGGAGATGTTATGGTTGTTGATAAACATATTTACATCGGACAATCTGATAGAACCAATGCTGAAGGTGCCAAACAATTTAGCGAAATAGTTGAAAAGTATGGTTATACTACTTCTACAGTTCCTGTAACAGAAGGCCTACACTTGAAAGACTTTGCTATTTATCTAGAAAATAACAATATGCTTGTAAGTGAAAAGATGAACGAAGCAGAAGCTTTCAAAGACTTCAACCGTTTTGTAGTTCCAAAAGAAGAGTTGTATGCTATTAACAGCTTATATATCAACGGCACAGTCCTAGTACCAGATGGATTCCCAAAAACACTTGAGCATATCAAATCTCTAGGATATCCTGTTAAGCTTGTTAATACTGATGAATTTAAGAAAATTGATGGTAGCCTTACTTGCTTATCATTGAGATTCTAA
- a CDS encoding EXLDI protein: MKYEDIRLNVSNDSISDYKVFKGIKLYSEMFKAEDGKKLINKRVFVTPKKNYVYYERTDINWNYWSDKTKYDSSFDLSDKNHNIIFEVTSELDNFSKYLDEEVIKKIIMKEKREEIVEVLDI; this comes from the coding sequence ATGAAGTATGAAGACATTAGATTAAATGTTTCAAATGATTCTATTAGTGATTATAAAGTATTCAAAGGAATAAAATTATATTCTGAAATGTTTAAAGCAGAAGATGGAAAAAAACTCATTAATAAAAGAGTGTTTGTAACTCCCAAAAAAAATTATGTATATTATGAAAGGACAGATATAAATTGGAATTATTGGTCAGATAAAACAAAATATGACTCGAGTTTTGATTTAAGTGATAAAAATCATAATATAATATTTGAAGTAACATCTGAATTGGATAATTTTTCAAAATACTTAGATGAAGAAGTAATCAAAAAAATTATAATGAAAGAAAAAAGAGAAGAGATAGTAGAAGTACTAGATATTTGA
- a CDS encoding heavy metal translocating P-type ATPase yields the protein MLESMTDAHKKELSKLIAIGIFTAILAVLRNNIGESIWIVGGFLLAYLLSAWNVLIKGFKGIIRGQAMDENFLLSIASIAGFLLGQYIEAIAVILFYNFGDLFENIASHKSRQNIEGLLDLVPDVANKVNPDGSTTEIDLDDVEVGDILLVRDGEKIGVDGVVIEGHGLLDTSSVTGESMPVEAEVGSEIISSSLLTEGIIKMEAKKEFDDSVAAKIMEIIEDSAESKSQSEKMVTRFARIYTPIVVAIALIVAIIPPLFFGGDWYDSIFLAATFLVISCPCALVLSVPLSFMSGLGLASENGILIKGSQYFEGLKNAKVLLSDKTGTLTTGNFKVKDIEYFTDHDREKILDYIYNIELMSTHPIAKGIVESLDRDEKHDLFEEVTNEKGLGVRATSKDGDLIKIGSARFIGYDGEENDRAIYVSIDDKLAAKVIIEDEIKDQSFETIEDLHNHFENIAVVSGDGKNAVEETAKELGLDNYFAEVMPDQKLEIMKGYQDKGLPTVFVGDGINDAPVLTNADVGISMGETASDLAIESSDILVVNGEFREMSKLMKISDLTNRTVRQNVIFIMAVKIGILIAGLLGYANMWLAIFGDVGVTIIAVLWAMRILKKKI from the coding sequence ATGCTTGAGTCTATGACAGATGCTCACAAAAAGGAGCTTAGTAAACTTATAGCTATAGGTATTTTTACTGCTATATTAGCAGTATTAAGGAATAATATAGGTGAAAGTATATGGATTGTGGGTGGGTTTTTATTAGCCTACTTGCTATCCGCATGGAATGTTTTGATAAAAGGGTTTAAGGGAATCATCCGTGGCCAGGCCATGGATGAGAACTTCCTTTTGTCTATAGCATCAATTGCAGGCTTTCTCTTGGGCCAATATATAGAAGCAATTGCTGTAATACTTTTTTATAATTTTGGTGATTTATTTGAAAATATAGCAAGCCATAAGTCCCGCCAAAACATAGAAGGACTCCTAGACTTAGTGCCTGATGTGGCCAATAAGGTAAACCCAGATGGTTCTACTACAGAAATCGACCTAGATGATGTAGAAGTAGGAGATATCCTCCTCGTTCGTGATGGTGAGAAAATTGGTGTGGATGGTGTAGTTATAGAAGGCCATGGTCTACTTGATACATCCTCTGTTACTGGAGAATCCATGCCAGTAGAAGCCGAAGTAGGGTCTGAGATTATATCTTCATCCCTTCTTACTGAGGGTATTATCAAGATGGAAGCTAAGAAAGAATTTGATGATTCTGTTGCAGCAAAGATTATGGAGATTATAGAGGATTCCGCAGAAAGTAAATCTCAAAGTGAAAAAATGGTAACAAGATTTGCCAGAATCTATACCCCAATTGTTGTAGCTATTGCGCTTATAGTAGCTATCATCCCTCCCCTATTTTTTGGAGGAGATTGGTATGACTCTATATTCTTGGCAGCTACATTTTTAGTAATATCATGCCCATGTGCCCTAGTACTATCAGTCCCACTAAGCTTTATGTCAGGCCTTGGACTAGCTAGTGAAAATGGCATCCTTATAAAAGGAAGCCAGTATTTTGAAGGACTAAAGAATGCCAAAGTCCTATTATCCGACAAAACCGGAACCCTCACTACAGGGAATTTCAAAGTAAAAGATATAGAATATTTTACTGACCATGATAGGGAAAAAATCCTCGATTATATATATAATATCGAGCTAATGAGCACCCATCCTATAGCAAAAGGGATCGTAGAAAGTCTAGACCGTGATGAAAAACATGATTTGTTTGAAGAAGTAACCAATGAAAAGGGCCTTGGTGTAAGAGCTACTAGCAAGGATGGAGACCTAATCAAGATAGGTTCTGCTAGATTTATTGGCTATGATGGAGAAGAAAATGACAGGGCAATCTATGTATCTATAGATGACAAGCTTGCTGCAAAAGTAATAATCGAAGATGAAATCAAAGACCAATCATTTGAAACTATAGAAGATCTTCACAACCATTTTGAAAATATAGCTGTAGTATCAGGCGATGGAAAAAATGCAGTAGAAGAAACAGCCAAAGAACTTGGCCTAGATAACTACTTTGCAGAAGTAATGCCAGACCAGAAGCTAGAAATTATGAAAGGCTACCAAGATAAAGGACTTCCTACAGTCTTTGTAGGAGATGGTATCAACGACGCCCCAGTCCTTACCAATGCAGATGTTGGTATATCAATGGGAGAAACAGCATCTGACCTTGCTATAGAATCATCCGATATACTCGTAGTTAACGGAGAATTTAGAGAGATGAGCAAGCTAATGAAAATCTCAGACCTTACCAATAGGACAGTAAGGCAAAACGTGATTTTCATAATGGCTGTCAAAATAGGAATCCTAATAGCAGGACTACTAGGATATGCAAATATGTGGCTAGCAATATTTGGAGATGTTGGCGTTACAATAATAGCAGTCCTATGGGCAATGAGGATACTAAAAAAGAAAATATAA
- the tnpA gene encoding IS200/IS605 family transposase has product MDKNSLSHTKWKCKYHVVFAPKYRRQAIYGKLKKNIGQILRELCQRKGINIIEAELCVDHVHMLIEVPPKYSISEIMGYLKGKSSLIIFDRHAYLKYKYGNRHFWCRGYYVDTVGRNEKMIKEYIQNQLKEDYYSDQISLKEYYDSSTGESVPKSK; this is encoded by the coding sequence ATGGACAAGAATAGTTTATCACACACCAAATGGAAATGTAAATATCATGTAGTGTTCGCACCAAAATACAGAAGGCAAGCAATATATGGAAAACTAAAAAAAAATATAGGTCAAATTCTTAGAGAATTATGTCAACGTAAAGGAATAAATATAATAGAAGCTGAGCTTTGTGTAGACCATGTTCATATGTTGATAGAAGTACCACCAAAATACAGTATATCAGAAATAATGGGGTATCTAAAAGGGAAAAGTTCATTAATAATATTTGATCGTCATGCCTATTTGAAATATAAATATGGAAACAGACATTTCTGGTGTAGAGGTTACTATGTTGATACAGTAGGACGAAATGAAAAGATGATAAAAGAATATATACAAAATCAATTAAAAGAAGATTATTATTCAGACCAAATCAGCTTAAAGGAATATTATGACTCGTCTACGGGTGAGTCAGTACCAAAGAGCAAATAA
- a CDS encoding AbrB/MazE/SpoVT family DNA-binding domain-containing protein, with translation MKKSKQYHSNLEYENKTEKNEQGLYAWTAKVGSKGQIVIPKEARNLFHIESGDTILLLGDQNQGIALISGDKMAEMLQAIKGKIL, from the coding sequence ATGAAAAAAAGCAAGCAATATCATAGTAACTTGGAATATGAGAATAAAACTGAGAAAAACGAACAGGGGCTTTATGCTTGGACTGCAAAAGTTGGCTCAAAAGGACAAATTGTAATTCCAAAAGAGGCAAGAAATTTGTTCCATATAGAAAGTGGTGACACAATTCTCCTGCTGGGTGACCAAAATCAGGGAATAGCATTGATAAGTGGTGATAAAATGGCTGAGATGCTACAGGCAATTAAAGGAAAGATATTATGA
- a CDS encoding cation transporter translates to MKVKYKVESDDLCPNCAAKIEEAVKKIDGVNDANLSFLTLKLKMELADGADEDAIFDEANRLADKLEPGTVLVR, encoded by the coding sequence ATGAAAGTAAAATACAAAGTAGAAAGTGATGACCTATGTCCAAATTGTGCAGCAAAGATTGAAGAGGCTGTTAAGAAAATTGATGGAGTAAATGATGCCAACCTATCATTCCTAACTTTGAAGCTAAAGATGGAATTAGCTGATGGTGCTGATGAAGATGCTATCTTTGATGAGGCTAATAGACTTGCTGATAAGCTTGAGCCAGGGACTGTCTTAGTGAGGTAG
- a CDS encoding ATP-binding cassette domain-containing protein, translating to MKKYIRKLKVPIIIQIIFTLLYSVTVAIFPLINKYLFDHILEEGIGLVFKLIGIYVLLILLNLLFQYISRLYEWKVSKLFFVKIKDDLFKHISSLDIHEFNKRKVADYLVIFTENVEAIDEDYLSAYIDLYKSILNIIVFLTTLLVFVDYRISIVVLLSSVLIVFIPKIFKKRLSFLRGEQIASIKRYFDKVLDLLSGKSRINKVTFKNINNEHRSYLTDSEDKRYKFGKFKTISDLAGAFGIFLVEFNTFVIVAILLAQGKITVGVGIAAFGYTTSFLDPINDILSCINLINSTQELVDETMDFINGDLIEEKDKWEDKKVDRLSLENLSISFDNFSLDKVNYVFEKNKRYAILGHSGSGKSSLLKLIDGSLEAETGQIYIDGNPIDDLDEYIFSLKQYEYLFRTDFINNISIFKSMETDTKLVNNFLMALNEKMRNKIINYEDINKLSGGEKQIIGIVRMLVADRPIILLDEPFASIDHKTSKIIKDYLLNLQDKIIIEITHDLSKENLSRFDELIHMDEGRIK from the coding sequence ATGAAAAAATATATACGAAAATTGAAAGTTCCAATTATAATACAAATCATATTTACTTTATTGTACTCAGTTACTGTTGCAATTTTTCCTCTTATTAATAAATATTTATTTGATCATATTTTAGAAGAAGGAATAGGTCTTGTTTTTAAACTTATAGGCATTTATGTATTATTGATTCTTCTAAATTTACTCTTTCAATATATATCTAGGTTATATGAGTGGAAAGTTTCTAAGTTATTTTTTGTAAAGATTAAAGATGATTTGTTCAAGCATATTTCTTCTTTAGATATCCACGAGTTTAATAAAAGGAAAGTTGCTGATTACTTGGTGATTTTTACTGAGAATGTGGAAGCAATAGACGAGGATTACCTCAGTGCTTACATAGATCTCTATAAATCTATCCTTAATATTATAGTGTTTTTAACAACCTTGCTTGTTTTTGTAGATTATAGGATAAGTATAGTTGTCCTTTTATCTTCTGTCTTAATTGTATTTATCCCTAAAATATTTAAAAAGAGATTGTCATTTTTAAGAGGAGAGCAAATAGCAAGTATAAAGAGATATTTTGATAAGGTTCTTGACTTGTTATCTGGCAAATCACGAATCAATAAAGTAACTTTTAAGAACATTAATAATGAGCATAGGTCATATCTTACTGATAGTGAGGACAAAAGATATAAGTTTGGTAAGTTTAAAACTATTTCAGATTTAGCAGGAGCTTTTGGTATATTTCTAGTGGAATTTAATACCTTTGTTATAGTAGCCATACTTCTGGCTCAAGGAAAAATAACTGTTGGAGTTGGAATAGCAGCTTTTGGATACACTACTAGTTTCCTAGACCCTATCAATGATATACTAAGCTGCATAAATCTTATAAATTCGACCCAAGAATTAGTTGATGAAACTATGGATTTCATTAATGGAGACCTAATAGAAGAAAAAGACAAATGGGAAGATAAGAAAGTCGATAGACTAAGCTTAGAGAATTTATCTATAAGTTTTGATAATTTTTCCTTAGATAAGGTAAACTATGTATTTGAGAAAAATAAAAGATATGCTATTCTCGGCCACAGCGGTTCCGGTAAATCAAGCCTATTAAAACTCATTGATGGAAGTCTAGAAGCAGAAACTGGGCAAATTTATATAGATGGGAATCCTATAGATGATTTGGACGAATACATATTTTCACTCAAACAATATGAGTATCTATTTAGAACAGATTTCATAAACAACATTAGTATATTCAAAAGCATGGAAACTGACACGAAATTAGTAAATAATTTCTTGATGGCCCTAAATGAAAAGATGAGAAACAAAATCATAAATTATGAGGATATAAATAAGCTAAGTGGAGGAGAAAAGCAAATTATAGGCATAGTACGTATGCTAGTAGCAGATAGACCAATAATACTTTTAGATGAGCCCTTTGCTAGTATTGACCACAAAACAAGCAAGATAATAAAAGATTATCTATTAAACTTACAAGATAAGATAATAATTGAAATCACCCACGATCTATCAAAAGAAAATCTATCGAGATTTGATGAATTAATACATATGGATGAGGGGAGAATTAAGTAG
- a CDS encoding IS3 family transposase: MEVLRSKYKLKDLLIYFNLPKSTYMYWQKRLELPSKDKEIESKILKIRKDNPNYGYRRITAILKRLGLTINKKKVQRLVQKLKIQVKNFSRKTRKYSSYKGTVGKVADNKIKRNFKVEKPYTQITTDTTEFKYLEKDKSGNYQIKKLYLNPYLDMYNSEILSYEISKKPTLEPILKALDRAIKITNKSKEERIFHSDQGWAYQVKQYTSKLESNGIIQSMSRKGNCLDNSPMENFFGILKQEIYYGRKFYSYEHLKQTIEDFIKYYNEERIKEKLGYLSPVEYREKNVA, encoded by the coding sequence ATCGAAGTCTTAAGAAGTAAATACAAACTTAAAGATTTGCTAATCTACTTTAACCTTCCAAAATCGACCTACATGTATTGGCAAAAAAGGCTAGAGCTGCCAAGCAAAGACAAAGAAATTGAATCAAAAATATTAAAAATCAGAAAAGACAATCCAAACTATGGCTACAGAAGGATAACAGCAATATTAAAAAGATTAGGACTAACAATAAACAAAAAGAAAGTACAAAGGTTAGTTCAAAAATTAAAAATACAAGTAAAGAACTTTTCAAGGAAAACAAGAAAATACTCATCATACAAGGGAACTGTTGGTAAAGTAGCAGACAATAAGATAAAAAGAAACTTCAAAGTAGAAAAACCATATACCCAAATAACGACAGATACAACAGAATTTAAGTATTTAGAAAAAGATAAATCAGGAAACTATCAAATAAAGAAACTCTATCTAAATCCATACCTAGATATGTACAACAGTGAAATACTAAGCTATGAAATATCAAAGAAACCAACACTAGAACCAATTCTAAAAGCCTTAGATAGAGCAATAAAAATAACTAACAAAAGCAAGGAAGAAAGAATATTTCACTCAGATCAAGGCTGGGCATATCAAGTAAAGCAGTACACATCAAAACTAGAATCCAATGGCATAATCCAATCTATGTCCAGAAAAGGAAACTGCTTGGACAACTCACCAATGGAAAACTTCTTTGGAATACTAAAACAAGAAATATATTATGGAAGAAAATTCTACTCATATGAACACTTAAAACAAACAATTGAAGATTTTATAAAATATTACAACGAAGAAAGAATAAAAGAAAAATTAGGATATTTAAGTCCGGTGGAATATAGAGAAAAGAATGTAGCATAA